From the Mastacembelus armatus chromosome 14, fMasArm1.2, whole genome shotgun sequence genome, one window contains:
- the LOC113142986 gene encoding 15-hydroxyprostaglandin dehydrogenase [NAD(+)] isoform X1: protein MALNGKIAVVTGAAMGIGKAITEILVQNGAKVVLLDVNETAGKALMETLNKQHGQDRTLFVSCNVESEQQIKAAFQKTVETFGGTDILCNNAGILNENEWEKTVSVNLLAVIRVTYLALEHMSKLTGGRGGVIVNTASLAGIGPLPSCPVYTATKHGVIGFTRALAAASTMSGYGIRFNAICPGFAQTDLLSNMNNKLGRFSHLADATTQMVEKLGILNVSEVAAPVLELVTDESKNGEAFMIFPKAKQYVTFPKVSSSG, encoded by the exons ATGGCTCTAAATGGTAAAATCGCAGTAGTGACCGGAGCCGCCATGGGAATAGGAAAAGCAATAACGGAGATTCTTGTACAAAACGGGGCAAAG GTTGTTCTCCTGGATGTGAACGAAACAGCAGGAAAGGCTTTAATGGAAACCCTCAATAAACAGCACGGACAAGACAGGACTTTGTTCGTGAGCTGTAATGTGGAGTCAGAGCAGCAGATTAAAG CTGCCTTTCAGAAAACTGTGGAAACCTTCGGAGGAACAGACATCCTGTGCAATAATGCCGGGATCCTGAACGAAAACGAGTGGGAGAAAACTGTCTCGGTAAACCTG tTGGCTGTTATCAGAGTGACGTACCTGGCTCTGGAGCACATGAGCAAGTTGACTGGAGGTCGGGGAGGGGTCATCGTCAACACAGCGTCCCTGGCAG GTATCGGTCCCCTGCCAAGCTGTCCTGTCTACACAGCCACCAAACACGGGGTGATCGGCTTCACTCGAGCCCTGGCG GCTGCTTCTACTATGTCAGGCTACGGTATTCGCTTCAATGCCATCTGCCCAGGTTTCGCCCAAACAGATCTCCTCTCCAACATGAACAACAAACTGGGACGGTTCTCACACCTGGCTGATGCAACCACCCAAATGGTGGAAAAGCTTGGGATACTAAA CGTGTCTGAAGTGGCAGCGCCCGTCCTCGAGCTGGTGACAGACGAGTCAAAGAACGGAGAGGCCTTCATGATCTtcccaaaagcaaaacaatacgTGACTTTTCCTAAAGTCAGTAGCAGTGGATAG
- the LOC113142986 gene encoding 15-hydroxyprostaglandin dehydrogenase [NAD(+)] isoform X2 yields the protein METLNKQHGQDRTLFVSCNVESEQQIKAAFQKTVETFGGTDILCNNAGILNENEWEKTVSVNLLAVIRVTYLALEHMSKLTGGRGGVIVNTASLAGIGPLPSCPVYTATKHGVIGFTRALAAASTMSGYGIRFNAICPGFAQTDLLSNMNNKLGRFSHLADATTQMVEKLGILNVSEVAAPVLELVTDESKNGEAFMIFPKAKQYVTFPKVSSSG from the exons ATGGAAACCCTCAATAAACAGCACGGACAAGACAGGACTTTGTTCGTGAGCTGTAATGTGGAGTCAGAGCAGCAGATTAAAG CTGCCTTTCAGAAAACTGTGGAAACCTTCGGAGGAACAGACATCCTGTGCAATAATGCCGGGATCCTGAACGAAAACGAGTGGGAGAAAACTGTCTCGGTAAACCTG tTGGCTGTTATCAGAGTGACGTACCTGGCTCTGGAGCACATGAGCAAGTTGACTGGAGGTCGGGGAGGGGTCATCGTCAACACAGCGTCCCTGGCAG GTATCGGTCCCCTGCCAAGCTGTCCTGTCTACACAGCCACCAAACACGGGGTGATCGGCTTCACTCGAGCCCTGGCG GCTGCTTCTACTATGTCAGGCTACGGTATTCGCTTCAATGCCATCTGCCCAGGTTTCGCCCAAACAGATCTCCTCTCCAACATGAACAACAAACTGGGACGGTTCTCACACCTGGCTGATGCAACCACCCAAATGGTGGAAAAGCTTGGGATACTAAA CGTGTCTGAAGTGGCAGCGCCCGTCCTCGAGCTGGTGACAGACGAGTCAAAGAACGGAGAGGCCTTCATGATCTtcccaaaagcaaaacaatacgTGACTTTTCCTAAAGTCAGTAGCAGTGGATAG
- the ncf1 gene encoding neutrophil cytosol factor 1 — translation MEQLYVRHVELLGFEKRDFPSQHYVYMLMVKWSDLSEKLIYRTYPEIHTFHKSLKEMFPIESGQIEKKDRIIPSLPAPRWVDTQKSTETRQTTLNDYCQSLINLPPHISRCKHLTSFFKVRPEDENPPAPNTVRRNETFVVSRELARGVASEISSPIILDTYRVIADFAKTSKNELNVHTDDLVEIVEKNQNGWWFCQCESKRGWVPASYLEPLDKPEEGEDAEPNYEGEMYITIRAYMAEQEDEISLEMGETIDVIHKLLDGWWVVRKGEETGYFPSMFLQKGGKREKNDTERKNLQGQKPPPRRSTIRNAKSIHSRSRQSLSQDAYRRNSRRYLQEKGRRTGTPGRAGPHRNSRNSAKSPLRERKNEENIPEMSGSSSESELKKDAPVIPPRPSPELILERCTDNTRKKVSIHKSRPSSDS, via the exons ATGGAACAGCTTTACGTCAGGCATGTGGAGCTCCTGGGCTTCGAGAAACGTGACTTTCCAAGTCAACACTAT GTGTACATGCTGATGGTGAAATGGAGCGACCTCTCTGAGAAGCTGATTTACAGGACGTACCCTGAAATCCACACTTTTCAT AAATCGCTGAAGGAGATGTTTCCCATAGAGTCTGGTCAAATCGAAAAGAAGGACAGAATCATTCCTTCATTACCAG CACCGCGGTGGGTGGACACCCAGAAGTCGACAGAAACCAGACAGACCACGCTGAACGACTACTGCCAATCTCTCATCAACCTGCCACCTCACATCTCCCGCTGCAAACATCTCACCAGCTTCTTCAAGGTTCGACCTGAGGACGAAAACCCACCTGCCCCAAACAC AGTGAGAAGAAATGAGACATTTGTGGTGTCCAGGGAGTTGGCAAGAGGCGTCGCATCTG AGATTTCTAGTCCCATCATACTAGACACCTACAGAGTGATCGCAGACTTCGCCAAAACGtccaaaaatgagctcaatgTGCACACCGACGACCTGGTGGAAATTGTGGAGAAAAATCAAAACG GTTGGTGGTTCTGCCAGTGTGAGTCTAAGCGAGGCTGGGTTCCTGCGTCCTACCTAGAGCCTCTGGACAAGCCGGAGGAGGGCGAGGATGCGGAACCAAACTACGAAG GAGAGATGTACATCACCATCAGAGCCTACATGGCAGAGCAGGAGGATGAGATCTCTCTGGAAATGGGTGAAACCATCGATGTCATTCACAAGCTGCTGGATGGCTGGTGGGTCGTCAG aaaaggagaggaaactgGCTATTTCCCCTCCATGTTCCTCCAGAAGggtggaaagagagagaaaaatgacacGGAGAGGAAGAACCTGCAGGGACAGAAACCACCACCTCGCAG ATCCACGATCCGTAACGCCAAGAGCATCCACAGCAGGTCTCGCCAGTCATTAAGCCAGGATGCTTACCGCAGGAACAGCCGTCGGTACCTCCAAGAGAAGGGCAGACGCACAGGAACTCCAGGAAGGGCTGGGCCGCACAGGAACTCCAGGAACTCTGCGAAGTCACCcctgagggagaggaagaaCGAAG AGAATATTCCCGAGATGTCTGGCTCCAGTTCAGAGAGCGAGTTGAAGAAGGACGCTCCGGTTATCCCTCCCCGGCCAAGTCCAGAGCTCATCCTGGAGCGCTGCACTGACAACACCCGCAAGAAAGTCAGCATCCACAAGTCCCGTCCCAGCTCTGACAGCTAG